In the genome of Pseudomonas putida, one region contains:
- a CDS encoding Na+/H+ antiporter subunit E translates to MRRLIPAPLLSLSLFGLWLLLNLSVSPGNLLLGAALGILAPLLMAPLRPQHAHVRRPWAVVRLICRVGLDVIHSNLLVARGVLRAGHRPPRSAFVHIPLALRDAHGLAALSMITTVVPGTVWSELALDRSVLLLHVFDLEDEAAFIEHFKHTYERPLMEIFE, encoded by the coding sequence ATGAGACGACTGATTCCCGCCCCGCTGTTGTCGTTGTCGCTGTTTGGCCTGTGGCTGCTGCTCAACCTGTCGGTCAGCCCCGGCAACCTGTTGCTTGGCGCAGCCCTGGGTATCCTTGCGCCGCTGCTGATGGCGCCGCTGCGTCCTCAGCATGCCCATGTCCGGCGCCCATGGGCTGTCGTGCGGCTGATCTGCCGTGTCGGCCTGGATGTCATCCATTCCAACCTGCTGGTGGCCCGTGGCGTGCTACGCGCCGGCCATCGGCCTCCGCGCTCGGCGTTCGTTCACATTCCCCTGGCGCTGCGCGATGCCCATGGGCTGGCGGCGTTGTCCATGATCACGACCGTGGTGCCGGGCACCGTCTGGTCGGAGCTGGCACTGGACCGTAGCGTCTTGCTGCTGCACGTGTTCGATCTGGAGGACGAAGCGGCTTTCATCGAGCACTTCAAGCACACCTACGAGCGCCCGCTGATGGAGATTTTCGAATGA
- a CDS encoding acyl-CoA dehydrogenase, whose amino-acid sequence MLVTDEQQQIADAVRAFAQERLKPFAEQWDKEHRFPREAIAEMADLGLFGMLVPEQWGGSDTGYVAYAMALEEIAAGDGACSTIMSVHNSVGCVPILRFGNEQQKAQFLTPLANGQMLGAFALTEPQAGSDASSLKTRARRDGDHYVLSGSKQFITSGQNAGVVIVFAVTDPEAGKRGISAFIVPTDSPGYQVARVEDKLGQHASDTCQIVFDEVRVPVANRLGEEGEGYKIALANLEGGRIGIASQSVGMARAAFEVARDYANERQSFGKPLIEHQAVAFRLADMATRIAVARQMVLHAAALRDAGRPALVEASMAKLFASEMAEKVCSDALQTLGGYGYLSDFPLERIYRDVRVCQIYEGTSDIQRMVIARNL is encoded by the coding sequence ATGCTGGTAACTGACGAGCAACAACAGATCGCCGACGCTGTTCGCGCTTTCGCACAGGAGCGTCTGAAGCCGTTCGCCGAACAGTGGGACAAGGAGCACCGCTTTCCCCGCGAGGCCATCGCCGAAATGGCTGATCTGGGCCTGTTCGGCATGTTGGTGCCGGAGCAGTGGGGCGGCAGCGATACCGGTTATGTGGCCTACGCCATGGCCCTGGAGGAGATCGCCGCAGGCGATGGCGCCTGCTCGACCATCATGAGCGTGCACAACTCGGTGGGCTGCGTGCCGATCCTGCGCTTTGGCAACGAGCAACAGAAGGCGCAGTTCCTCACCCCGCTGGCCAACGGCCAGATGCTTGGCGCCTTTGCCCTGACCGAACCTCAGGCCGGCTCCGACGCCAGCAGCCTGAAGACCCGGGCGCGTCGCGATGGCGATCACTACGTGCTCAGCGGCAGCAAGCAGTTCATCACCTCCGGGCAGAACGCCGGTGTGGTGATCGTCTTTGCCGTGACCGACCCCGAGGCCGGCAAGCGTGGCATCAGCGCCTTCATCGTGCCCACCGATTCACCGGGCTACCAGGTGGCGCGGGTCGAGGACAAGCTGGGCCAGCATGCATCCGATACCTGCCAGATCGTGTTCGACGAGGTGCGTGTGCCGGTGGCCAATCGCCTGGGCGAAGAGGGTGAGGGCTACAAGATCGCCTTGGCCAACCTTGAAGGTGGACGGATCGGCATCGCCTCGCAATCGGTGGGCATGGCCCGCGCGGCGTTCGAGGTAGCTCGCGACTACGCCAACGAGCGCCAGAGCTTCGGCAAGCCACTGATCGAACACCAGGCCGTGGCGTTCCGCCTGGCCGACATGGCCACGCGCATCGCGGTGGCCCGGCAGATGGTGCTGCATGCCGCGGCGCTGCGTGACGCAGGCCGTCCGGCGTTGGTGGAAGCGTCCATGGCGAAGCTTTTTGCCTCGGAAATGGCAGAAAAGGTCTGTTCGGATGCCTTGCAGACGCTCGGCGGATATGGCTATCTGAGCGACTTCCCGCTGGAGCGGATCTACCGTGACGTTCGGGTCTGCCAGATCTACGAAGGCACCAGCGACATTCAGCGCATGGTCATTGCGCGCAATCTTTGA
- a CDS encoding DUF6543 domain-containing protein: MSNTSQRPASPNLECQVAIRFNTRPGLFDIADQVLAEQWLTRRLPSDADPQELFLVSLGPDSAPPFIRPLSHVLVERFCLRRTLNLTPHEHYVTPVQEHDPGKALTLDLYPLALMINECGPFMLEAYQQALIAFWGDTDDKGQTPWQWYSDYLQQQFTQAVQDSQRDATLSTEALSAAQWVQSHPAPTTQASLDASPIQVNNLRMDFVNNWQLDPSLSSALLIERASERSEPRTTLLYTPTGKLMSFPSRQALLSHAARPWPALPGVSGPDVHLVPPTLPYFQSQALGVLCQQLHGSQLSAWLEDDLVRATDLSTALDRLTSMFGLCSPAEASLHERLASHLPAWLKDAPPKKLFRYSTMLTQIAQGYHDAQYTSWLDGVDDAQSFATQKLQARILKDHPEADLDLSMLRVVNAQTTVAALPVQEIIATDITPHTQMFTLPQLAISNLGLLRPGKVTLQALDGKPVPAWFDESYLRNLITQVDVAQHYPAMLRATLLDDPSQRSRRESLLRQQLHTQLPALAMALNLQGEPIDFDVIKGIGEVFSDASQRSTSWQLRPFGLLRSLDASPDHPLNTWLIEAQAATPQPCLLYRPLHREPLLAFDDRQALLDAIAAPGALQDDLLDRLPEEDRKVYAHGGFLEPHLFHPLEDDWAVPFGTPAPVTLALEPPLADPAQAIYQGCIEETIRQFQVKAQTSAQARWERWKSLGWLLLNTALPFVAEPLAAPLWTVQLETAFLELVGEHQNQSPGERIAALVEFLFNLALLLLNHAFKRIEVLRKTASQRFQSDPATAMLPALPTLAVSPREEVLDFSWANPKRTLDPSQRKALEALGADTPLAQLGKPIPSGPLKGLYLYRDRSWAALGDKVYQVEFDAHQQCPRIVDSKDELIKGPWLLRDAAGRWLLDLGLRLRAGMPLHSRVEQLRIANQQELETLQTQIQEDVTYQKTQREYLDKVAKLAHRKAPEGILRNYLAKLQDFVTFWQKHLMRISQLNALKPLREYKIKRAYALSQQLQYAKKIDETLSWLHAPIHEQLDGMIKMQQRGYELTEADKRTLNRRIDTLLPLLNTLLDNSQSLVDGMAQLERLASLSQPKITEYLAAASLDWENVRSPLAWRWSRIEACFNRLSLLEALDDDSEYWLQHCGESLDLAFAQRQQLLALDQPNDDVVSRLAASIDRHFKAARRQLGNFKSHLNLDTAQPALTRLQEDIDSAAKELQPTLDEYAATLPSNTVNQLREQVPGLIETQEGDVLLGNVRPDDDTVVDVPIAPHNASSRAYKLDNDRWVALAEQAPAKPATVRKLKHLLKDSQARLQTARKELQRLEGGTFSQYLPIEIEELLHHQRDRLRTLREAIEKHLTADNQTDEVRGNRDAAGTIKALEDLDAQLTSKAIELRTKAALAQKPRMAELRFLIDQGAVTVRVENPRKLLARVKGRPADYLDDYGIYKDESLLWVAHFHYRTLEAGKHAFVAGHLKPAAQRYAQGAQVSRPETGQTEEVYRSPISLADAQQYFFNV; the protein is encoded by the coding sequence ATGAGCAATACCTCCCAACGCCCCGCAAGCCCAAACCTCGAGTGCCAGGTAGCGATCCGCTTCAATACCCGCCCTGGCCTGTTCGACATTGCCGACCAAGTGCTGGCCGAACAATGGCTGACACGCCGCCTACCGTCTGACGCGGACCCTCAGGAGCTGTTTCTGGTCAGCCTCGGGCCGGACTCGGCGCCGCCCTTCATCCGTCCGCTGAGTCACGTGCTGGTCGAGCGCTTTTGCTTACGCCGCACGCTGAACCTGACACCCCACGAGCACTACGTTACCCCCGTGCAAGAACATGACCCAGGCAAGGCGCTGACACTTGATCTGTATCCGCTGGCGCTCATGATCAACGAATGCGGCCCGTTCATGCTGGAGGCGTATCAACAGGCCCTGATCGCCTTCTGGGGCGACACCGATGACAAAGGACAGACCCCCTGGCAGTGGTACAGCGATTACCTGCAGCAACAGTTCACCCAGGCCGTGCAGGACAGCCAACGTGACGCGACGCTGTCTACCGAAGCGCTGAGCGCGGCGCAATGGGTGCAATCGCATCCTGCCCCCACCACGCAAGCCAGCCTCGACGCCTCCCCCATCCAGGTCAACAACTTGCGCATGGACTTCGTGAACAACTGGCAACTGGATCCTTCGCTTTCCAGCGCCTTGTTGATCGAGCGCGCGAGCGAGCGCTCCGAGCCGCGCACGACACTGCTCTACACGCCCACTGGCAAACTGATGTCCTTTCCTTCACGCCAGGCACTGCTGAGCCATGCCGCAAGGCCCTGGCCAGCATTACCTGGTGTATCCGGGCCAGATGTGCACCTGGTGCCCCCAACCCTGCCGTACTTCCAAAGCCAGGCACTTGGCGTGCTGTGCCAGCAGTTGCACGGATCACAACTGAGCGCCTGGCTGGAGGACGATCTGGTCCGCGCGACCGATCTGTCGACCGCCCTCGACCGCCTGACATCGATGTTCGGCCTGTGCAGCCCGGCCGAGGCCAGCTTGCACGAGCGTCTGGCGAGCCATTTGCCCGCATGGCTGAAGGACGCTCCCCCGAAAAAACTGTTTCGTTACAGCACAATGCTGACCCAAATTGCCCAGGGCTACCATGACGCCCAGTACACCTCCTGGCTCGATGGTGTAGACGATGCCCAGAGCTTCGCCACGCAAAAGCTCCAGGCTCGCATCCTGAAGGACCACCCCGAGGCTGACCTGGACCTCTCCATGCTCAGGGTCGTCAACGCTCAAACCACCGTCGCCGCACTGCCCGTCCAGGAAATCATCGCCACGGACATCACACCACACACTCAAATGTTCACCCTGCCCCAATTGGCAATCAGCAACCTGGGGCTGCTGCGTCCAGGGAAGGTCACGCTCCAGGCACTCGACGGCAAGCCTGTGCCCGCATGGTTCGATGAGTCCTATTTACGCAACCTGATCACGCAGGTGGATGTCGCCCAGCACTACCCTGCGATGTTGCGCGCCACGCTGCTGGATGATCCTTCGCAGCGGTCACGTCGCGAGTCGTTGCTAAGACAGCAATTGCATACCCAACTACCCGCCCTTGCGATGGCGCTGAACCTGCAGGGCGAACCGATAGACTTCGACGTGATCAAGGGTATCGGCGAGGTGTTCAGCGATGCCTCGCAACGCAGTACTTCGTGGCAATTGCGCCCGTTCGGCTTGCTGAGAAGCCTCGATGCCAGCCCTGACCATCCGCTCAACACCTGGCTGATCGAAGCGCAAGCTGCCACCCCACAGCCGTGCCTGCTCTACCGCCCGCTGCACCGCGAGCCGTTACTGGCCTTCGACGACAGACAAGCGTTGCTTGACGCGATCGCAGCCCCCGGCGCATTGCAAGACGACCTGCTCGATCGCTTACCCGAAGAGGACCGCAAGGTCTATGCCCATGGCGGTTTCCTCGAACCCCACCTGTTCCACCCCCTGGAGGACGACTGGGCCGTTCCGTTCGGTACTCCCGCGCCGGTGACCCTGGCGCTGGAACCACCGCTGGCTGACCCTGCGCAGGCCATTTACCAAGGGTGCATCGAGGAAACCATCCGCCAGTTCCAAGTCAAGGCCCAGACCAGCGCCCAGGCCCGTTGGGAGCGTTGGAAATCCCTGGGCTGGCTGCTCCTGAACACCGCATTGCCCTTTGTGGCCGAACCCTTGGCCGCGCCGCTCTGGACAGTCCAGCTGGAAACCGCCTTCCTCGAACTGGTGGGCGAGCACCAGAACCAGAGCCCCGGCGAGCGCATCGCCGCGCTGGTGGAGTTTCTCTTCAACCTGGCATTGTTGCTGCTCAACCATGCCTTCAAGCGCATCGAGGTACTGCGTAAAACCGCCTCGCAGCGCTTCCAATCCGACCCTGCCACAGCCATGCTGCCGGCCCTGCCCACACTGGCCGTATCGCCACGCGAGGAGGTGCTCGACTTCTCTTGGGCAAACCCTAAGCGCACGCTCGATCCCTCACAACGAAAAGCCCTGGAGGCACTCGGCGCGGACACCCCTCTGGCCCAGTTGGGCAAGCCCATCCCCAGCGGCCCGTTGAAGGGCCTGTATCTATACAGAGACCGAAGCTGGGCCGCACTCGGTGACAAGGTCTACCAAGTCGAATTCGACGCCCACCAACAGTGCCCACGTATCGTCGACAGCAAAGACGAACTCATCAAAGGCCCCTGGCTGCTGCGAGATGCGGCCGGTCGCTGGCTGCTGGACCTGGGGCTGCGCCTGCGTGCAGGCATGCCGCTTCATAGCCGGGTCGAGCAGTTGCGCATCGCCAACCAGCAAGAGCTGGAAACCCTGCAGACCCAGATCCAGGAGGATGTGACCTACCAGAAGACCCAACGCGAATACCTCGACAAGGTCGCGAAGCTGGCCCACCGCAAGGCGCCTGAAGGCATCCTGCGCAACTACCTGGCAAAGCTTCAGGACTTCGTGACGTTCTGGCAAAAGCACTTGATGCGCATTAGTCAGCTCAATGCGCTCAAACCGCTGCGTGAGTACAAGATCAAACGCGCCTACGCCCTGTCCCAGCAGCTGCAATACGCAAAGAAGATCGATGAAACCCTGTCTTGGCTGCACGCGCCCATCCACGAGCAGCTCGATGGGATGATCAAAATGCAGCAAAGGGGCTATGAGCTGACCGAGGCGGACAAGCGCACCCTGAACCGGCGCATCGATACCTTGTTGCCCTTGCTGAACACCTTGCTGGACAACAGCCAGAGCCTGGTCGATGGCATGGCGCAACTCGAACGTCTGGCCAGCCTCTCCCAACCGAAGATCACCGAGTACCTCGCAGCTGCCTCGCTCGATTGGGAAAACGTCAGGTCGCCACTGGCGTGGCGTTGGTCCCGCATCGAGGCCTGCTTCAATCGCTTGTCACTGCTCGAAGCGCTCGACGATGACAGCGAGTATTGGCTGCAGCACTGCGGCGAAAGTCTCGACCTGGCGTTTGCCCAGCGCCAGCAACTGCTGGCGCTCGATCAGCCCAATGACGATGTGGTCAGTCGGCTGGCCGCCAGCATCGACCGTCACTTCAAGGCGGCACGTCGCCAATTGGGCAATTTCAAGTCCCATTTGAACCTGGACACTGCCCAGCCAGCGCTGACTCGCCTGCAGGAAGACATCGACAGCGCCGCCAAGGAACTGCAACCCACCCTCGACGAGTACGCGGCAACGCTCCCCAGCAACACCGTCAACCAACTGCGCGAGCAAGTGCCAGGCTTGATCGAAACCCAGGAAGGCGACGTGCTGTTGGGCAATGTCCGCCCGGACGACGATACCGTCGTCGATGTCCCCATCGCGCCGCACAATGCCAGTTCACGCGCCTACAAACTGGACAACGATCGTTGGGTGGCGCTTGCGGAGCAAGCACCTGCCAAACCTGCGACCGTGCGCAAGCTCAAGCACCTACTCAAGGACAGCCAAGCGCGTCTGCAGACCGCGCGCAAAGAACTGCAGCGCCTGGAAGGCGGTACATTCAGCCAGTACCTGCCCATCGAGATAGAAGAACTGCTGCACCACCAGCGTGACCGCCTGCGTACCTTGCGCGAAGCGATCGAAAAGCACCTGACGGCGGACAACCAGACGGACGAGGTCCGTGGCAACCGCGATGCAGCCGGGACGATCAAAGCGCTTGAAGACCTGGACGCTCAGCTGACCAGCAAGGCGATCGAACTGCGCACCAAGGCGGCGCTGGCGCAAAAACCGCGAATGGCCGAGCTGCGTTTTCTCATCGATCAGGGTGCCGTGACAGTGCGCGTGGAGAACCCGCGCAAGCTGCTCGCCCGAGTCAAGGGCAGGCCTGCGGACTACCTCGACGACTATGGGATCTACAAGGACGAATCCTTGCTGTGGGTCGCGCATTTTCACTACCGCACGCTCGAGGCCGGCAAGCACGCCTTCGTCGCGGGTCACCTCAAGCCCGCAGCGCAGCGATACGCCCAGGGCGCGCAGGTCAGCCGACCGGAAACAGGGCAGACCGAGGAGGTCTACCGCAGCCCAATTTCCCTGGCCGATGCGCAGCAGTATTTCTTCAACGTCTGA
- a CDS encoding enoyl-CoA hydratase: MAFETILLDIHGKVGLITLNRPQALNALNAQIVGEINQALDQLERDPNIGCVVLTGSAKAFAAGADIKEMAELKYPQIYVEDLFSDADRIANRRKPIIAAVSGFALGGGCELAMMCDFILAADNAKFGQPEINLGVLPGMGGTQRLTRAVGKAKAMELCLTGRLMGAEEAERAGLVARVVPQAELLEEALKVAATIASKSIPVSMMVKESVNRAFEVTLSEGVRFERRVFHAAFATEDQKEGMAAFIAKREAQFKDR; encoded by the coding sequence ATGGCATTCGAAACCATCCTGTTGGACATCCACGGCAAGGTCGGCCTGATCACCCTTAACCGGCCGCAGGCGCTCAATGCCCTGAACGCGCAGATCGTCGGCGAAATCAACCAGGCCCTGGACCAGCTAGAGCGTGACCCGAACATTGGCTGCGTGGTGCTGACCGGCTCCGCCAAGGCCTTTGCCGCTGGCGCCGACATCAAGGAAATGGCCGAGCTCAAGTACCCGCAGATCTATGTCGAAGACCTGTTCAGCGACGCCGATCGCATCGCCAACCGCCGCAAGCCGATCATCGCTGCGGTGTCCGGCTTTGCTTTGGGCGGTGGTTGCGAGCTGGCGATGATGTGTGACTTCATCCTGGCCGCCGACAACGCCAAGTTTGGTCAGCCGGAGATCAACCTGGGCGTGCTGCCGGGCATGGGCGGCACCCAGCGTCTGACCCGCGCGGTGGGCAAGGCCAAGGCCATGGAACTGTGCCTGACCGGGCGCCTGATGGGCGCCGAAGAGGCCGAACGCGCCGGCCTGGTGGCCCGTGTGGTGCCGCAGGCCGAGCTGCTCGAGGAGGCCCTGAAGGTCGCCGCGACCATCGCCAGCAAATCGATCCCGGTGAGCATGATGGTCAAGGAAAGCGTCAACCGCGCCTTCGAAGTCACGCTGAGCGAAGGTGTACGCTTCGAGCGTCGGGTGTTCCATGCAGCCTTCGCCACCGAGGACCAGAAGGAAGGCATGGCTGCCTTCATCGCCAAGCGCGAGGCGCAGTTCAAAGATCGTTAA
- a CDS encoding TraR/DksA family transcriptional regulator, protein MTKEQLLAMSADDYMNAEQLAFFTGLLQAMKVETHERIELSRATIESLDTPSDPADVASVEEERHWLVNAIERDQRLLPQLEMALGRIADESFGWCDDSGEPIGLQRLLISPTTKYCIEAQERHEQLDRHQRQI, encoded by the coding sequence ATGACCAAGGAACAGTTGCTGGCTATGTCGGCCGATGACTACATGAACGCCGAACAGTTGGCTTTCTTCACTGGCCTGCTGCAAGCGATGAAAGTCGAAACCCACGAGCGCATCGAGCTGAGCCGCGCCACCATCGAAAGCCTGGACACACCTTCTGATCCGGCCGACGTGGCCTCGGTGGAAGAAGAGCGTCACTGGCTGGTCAACGCCATCGAGCGTGACCAGCGCCTGCTGCCACAGCTGGAAATGGCCCTGGGCCGCATCGCTGACGAAAGCTTCGGCTGGTGTGACGACAGCGGTGAGCCCATCGGCCTGCAGCGTCTGCTGATCAGCCCGACCACCAAGTACTGCATCGAAGCTCAGGAACGCCACGAACAGCTCGACCGCCACCAGCGCCAGATCTGA
- a CDS encoding Na+/H+ antiporter subunit G, with protein MNEALELPFWLELVTALLLLAGSLFALIGALGLLRLKDYFQRMHPPALASTLGAWCVCLASILYFSWLKQGPVLHAWLIPVLLSITVPVTTLLLARAALFRKRTSGESVPEEVSSGRGGGN; from the coding sequence ATGAATGAAGCCCTGGAACTGCCGTTCTGGTTGGAGCTTGTCACCGCCCTGCTGCTGCTCGCGGGCAGCCTGTTCGCCCTGATCGGCGCCCTGGGCCTGCTGCGGCTGAAAGACTACTTCCAGCGTATGCACCCTCCGGCGCTGGCCTCGACCCTGGGCGCCTGGTGCGTGTGCCTGGCCTCGATCCTGTATTTCTCCTGGCTCAAGCAAGGCCCGGTCCTGCACGCGTGGCTGATACCGGTGCTGCTGTCGATCACCGTGCCGGTGACCACACTGTTGCTGGCCAGGGCGGCGTTGTTCCGCAAGCGCACCTCTGGAGAGAGCGTGCCGGAAGAAGTCAGCAGCGGGCGGGGCGGCGGGAACTGA
- a CDS encoding K+/H+ antiporter subunit F: MTGLLANAVLASLFIFAIAMALALVRLFRGPSAQDRVLALDYLYILGMLMMLVLGIRYASDTYFEGALLIALFGFVGSFALAKFLLRGEVIE, from the coding sequence ATGACAGGCCTGCTTGCCAACGCCGTCCTCGCCAGCCTGTTCATCTTCGCCATCGCCATGGCATTGGCACTGGTCAGGCTGTTCCGTGGCCCCTCTGCCCAGGACCGGGTCCTGGCACTGGACTACCTCTACATCCTGGGCATGCTGATGATGTTGGTCCTGGGTATCCGCTATGCCAGCGACACCTATTTCGAAGGCGCCTTGCTGATTGCGCTGTTCGGCTTCGTCGGGTCCTTCGCCCTGGCCAAATTCCTTCTGCGCGGTGAGGTGATCGAATGA